The sequence below is a genomic window from Acanthopagrus latus isolate v.2019 chromosome 12, fAcaLat1.1, whole genome shotgun sequence.
GTAGTGGCATCTAAACGTGGAAGAACGATAATAATGGGCAAACAAAATGACTATAAAGTGATTGGAATTTCAAGAGAACGGTCAAAACTGAGGCCATGAAGTCCAACATATTCTGACTTTCAGTCTCACgtcaaaatgcaacaaaacagGGTCTTTCATTAAACCTTCCCTGCCTGGAACATGCCCATGTTCCTTTAGAATGAACAGTCTTGACGTCCAGTGgaacacacatttaaagagcTCGAACTCTGCAGGATGACCAGCAGTCAACACTAGTCTCCGTCTATCTcacacagtctgtgtgtttctccttcGTTTTGCTGATGCTGATACAAACCTAGATCTTGACACGGGTGAGCCAAAATAGAGATGTCGTCAACCGCAACGAAAGTGATTTGGCCTCCAGCTCCGACCACTTCAAACTCCAGCTGCAGAGCAGAATAAAGCACCACATCAGCCTGGCTTAGACAAACACAACGTCCTGCAAGTACAAGTTCACTAATGAAAGTACTCTAAAGTTACGGAATTTGAAGACAGTTCTGAATTAGAGACAGGAACAAGTATCTAAAAGTCATACctgagtaaagaaaaaaagtaaagacatcATCTTAGAATATACTGGTCATGTATCAAAAGAGTACTTCGGTACACACTGTATTCACTGGGTCAACTGATCTAATCCGAcccattttatattttttttttacatgattgccgataaattaaataaattgaaGAATGTGCCTTGGTAACCAGGGACTAAAAtgtagaggagaaaaaaagtacaacagtaCCTCAAAATTATACTTAAGTTCAGTGCTTGAGTAAATTTACTTAGATACAGTCTGTCACTGATAGGAAGGCTTAATGAATGAGAGTATGATTATAAGGCAGGCCTGTTAAAACAATATGGGATCTCTCTTATGACCAAAACACTTGAATAtggtggtggaatgtaactaagcaGATTTACTCATACTAGTACTAGTACTAGAGTATTTCTCTTTTTAGCGACTTTAAACTTCCACTCTACTACATTTAGGAGGCATAAGTTACTTTGTAACTTTGAGGATTGTTATAGAATCCTCAAACTAGAAACTATAGAAgccctctgttgtgtttgtgacttgAAAACTGGTGggaattgtttttaattttttttgccaggacaattatttgaaaaatttcttgattctttttttttccatgaaaacatggaaaaacaccAACTCTTTTATATAATACTATATATAATACTTTTATTCAAATACTACTGCATGAATAACTTCACATTTAACCACAGTCATATTATAACACAATGTCTGATgcacagtttcatttttcatgtttcgTCACTTTGTATGTATGACctttatatatatgtaatatgttaCTGCTTTATTGTTCACTTCACTTTTTAATGCCTAAATGATTAACTGTGTTGAAAAGTCCATCACTGATCCTCCACACTGTACCTGCCAGTCCACAAGGCTACTCGAGATGTTGCCGTTGCCATGGCGCCAGATGTATCCCTGTTCCAGACTGTCAGAGAAGATCTTCACCCTCTCTCCCTTCACCGGCTTCATATACAGCGTCAGAGAACCTGAGGAAGCACACACGGTCATACTGTGTTTCCTCTGGGTTAATAATGCGATGTGTGTCTTGGCGTGTGCGGGTGTCTCACCAGAATCCTCTCCTCCCATCTGATACCAGAAATGGACGCACTCAGTCATAACGGTTCCCTGGCGAACAGGCGATGTGAGGAGTGTCGTTTCACCCCAAGGAAGGATGTTCCCTGCCGTGTTAGCCATCATGTAGAAGCCTGAGCAGCCAACCAAGCAGAGGAAAAATCAGCATTTCACAGTCACACGGTTTTCACTTATCAAATTATGACTTTTCTTTAATGGGGTTCTGCCTCACCCAGTTTAGTCTCAAGAGTGTGGTCAGTCATGGGTCCATTCATCGTGGTGGCGTATCCGTTGCGGTACAGCCAGTTAACTTTACCAGAGCTGCTGTAGCCACACTGCTGGCCTTCAAAGGAACACATCCTCGGCAGGGTGCACGGACGCTCCGAGAGCGCCACATCGTCGATGGCGATGCGCCCGTCAAATCCGGAGCGGACCGCTTCAAATATCAGCTGGGGATCGGAGGATCAGAAAAGGTGAGTTGGACAGGACAAAAGATAATGTTCATTAATCATTTGGTCACGATCTCTTTAGCCATCTGGTTTTCAATAACTGGCACACAAAAACCCAATTCAACCcttctttcctccatcttccCCACTTATTTTCATAACTGTTTTAATATGAATGGTGAATTTTGAGACACTGTGTAGTAATTTCAGGCTGACTGTTGTAATTCCAGACCTGGAATTTGGTGAGCTGGTGTGGCACCGGGCAGTGTGCCTCATGCCACATGTTGCCGTGAGCTCCGCTGCGGGTCCAGAGGACGCTCTCAGAACCATCCTTACTCAACAGCTTCACGTTCAGAGCACCTGGAcggcatcagtgtgtgtgtggacggaCCAGCAGGAATGAGAGGGCAAAGAAATGATTCAAGGTTCTTATTATTTCCAGCTTCTATCAGGTAAGAAGgtaatatttcatttcattttcaggcagttactcattaaaaaaatgcttaGAGCACTTGACTTAAGTGACACTGACTGAAAGAAACTTCATTTATCTTGATCTCACTCTCTACTGCTTTCCATTCAGTCTCAACCTCACCTGTGTTCGGCCCATAGATTTTGTAGTAGAAGGACAGGCACTGATCTGAAGAAGCTGGcatctgtgtgaatgaaatTAGGCGCCCGAACGCACCACGCAGAGAAGGACTCCACATGTCCACAGCAAGGCTGCTGCCTGGACATCAACACAAGGGTGAGGGAGCTATGagtgatgcagtgtgtgtgtgtgtgtgtgtgtgtgtgtgtgtgtgtgtgtgtgtgtgtgtgtgtgtgtgtgtgtgtgaaaggaatCTCTACTGAAAAAAGCAAACCCATGCACTGTATATCCAtttataattatgttttttatgtctaTGTTTTAAATGAGCTTGCCTATCCCGATGGTGTGGTCCGTCCCATTGAGCACGCTCCAGTCGAAGTTGTCACTGTTGTCCTGATACCATCCACACAGTCCATCTTCGAAGTTGCACGAGAgttctggcaaaaaaaataattataaatcgaagcatttagcatttagacTGCCTCTACATTGTGTGTAAACTGTAACAAGTGGTGAGAGTTACCCGTCGGAAAGGATGGGAAATATTCAGCGTGACAGCTGGTGAAGTGGACGTTTCTCACTTTGATCTTTGTGCATGGACAAATTTTCACACGACGAGCTTCAAACGCCAGCTGGTAGAGATACAGTTAGGAAAACGAAAGTGCCTCGTGAGTGAAAACTGTCACTGAACAAACTCATCAAATTTTGTGGACTGACTCGATTTTGGAGACAGCCTTAAGTGGCCATTTGAGGAACTGCACTATTTTTGTAACTCCAGTTACCCTGCTTGATGTGCCAaagtttgacttcctgtttaatTTTGTGGCTCATGTCTATGATTCAACTGTCATCATCAAAGCAAAAGTTTCATTACAACATAACATAAAGTATTGATTAGTTATTTTGctgtaagaaacagaaaagaaaagttatttttgCCACAGATAAATCTATAAATTACAATTTTCAACAtcaatgcaaacattttaatggtATAAAGTGTATACATATCAGACCTGGAAGCGATATTTTCTGGCTCCAATATTTAAGCTGGCCGTCTGCCACGACTCCTCGTCTGTTCCCGTCTTCCCACTGAACTCCCACAGCTTAGGCTGCACTCCTAGCATGCTGTCAATCACCCTGATGGAgagctcacctgcagcacagacgAGTGCATGGAGTCATTATAAAAGATCTGAGtccagggaaaaaaatcagaagtCAAATAACATGTAAACTTAGGTACCGATGTGTTCTGGATTCCCAGTTAGTGCAAAATCAAAGCGCAGGGTGCAGGCTGGCCCGGAGGGGCCCAGGAGGGGGGTCCGTGTCTGGGCCTCAGTCAGCTGCTGGCCTGGCGACACATCTACAGACAGGTACTCCtctatgaaaaacaaaacaaatattgtggttttttttgtttgtttgtttgtttttttttcgtggaAGATAAGTGAATCAATAGGTATCAATAGTTGACAGAGTGTTTTTGTACCATTGGATGTGGAATTTTTAAAGAGCACCCAGCCTTGATTCCCAATGCTGGTGTCAGTCCAGCCTGAGCTGCCTTCAGGGTCCGAGAAATcccctgcaggaaaaaaaaaaagattcattttatCTCTTTCAGATGGACAACATTGTTGGTTACAGTTACAAAAATAATTCATATGAGTATTTTCTGATCCACCACCTCTCTGGTTAAGGTTTGGTAGAGTGGTGGAGAATCATTAACCTTGGTAGGGGACATGACATACACAGATCTCTGTGGTGTCCAGTCAGACACTTTGGGTGCAGAATCATCCAACCTGATCTCTTCCCTGTGAGGGACGTTATCACTCTacttcctccttcacctctcAGACATAACGCTAGCTTAGCGTAGCTTCAATCATTTTATCCTGAAATTCGTCTCTCtcctctatctccctctcttgcGTCTGTCATTATCAgctgactctgggtgtttactCTGTCAGCCAAACtttaagtctgttttttcttctatcTGTTGCTTTCACTGCAAATCACTGTGATCCTTCTCCAAACCTATTCACCTCCAGCACCTGAGTCTGAGCTCAGCAGAAGCCCGCCCCTCCTCAACCCTTCAGTACAGATCTCGACCATTCTCTTCATCCAGTCACCCTCACCACTGTCTAGACTCCACTGGGAgaccatttacatttttcatatttagcGTGCACATCAATACTTCTATACAAGTCTCCTGATTGAAATGGCCTTAAGACATGGTGTTTCAAGAAAAAGTCATGAAAcccattttaaaaaattctaTAAATCCTTTGCAGACTTGTTGATAAGTTTGAACTGAGGAAACAGGACGAGTAGACTCACCACATTTGGTTTCATCCTCTGCATCTGGGCAGTCACCATAAAAATTGCACATCTTGTCTGGTTCAGTACACGGCTCTTTAGGAGATTTGGGGAACTCTGCCAGTGTATAATTCGCTGCACAAGAAGAGAATGTGAGATTGCAGATGTATCACTCCACAGAGGGCACTGCCTCTCATTCTCTGcagatgtgatgtcatgtgttgAAAGGCCGCTAAAAGAATTACCAGTTGATGGGCGGCATTCAGGAGACAACACGATGCTGTCGATGGCGATGCCTCCGTATGCCAAGTCCCTGATTGCTGCCATGATTACAATCTATGATGATGGAAAATTcaacagaggaaggagaaaaagtgGTGAAAATGTGACCGCAGAACAATTTCATCCAAACACAAAAAGTTGTAGATCATTCATCTCCTCATCAACCctactattttgtttttttgtaaaatgtaaaggaATCTAGTTCTTGTAGTGATTGGGATTTTTGTCATTCAAAGACTGGTGTCAAAAACTGCCTGCCTTCAATCCTCATCCTTTAGCCACTACTAGGTTGTCTCTCATTTAGAACAGTGAAAGCAAAAGATGATGACATGCTTTCAATATCATTCATTACTCCCTGACATACAAAGTGCCAggtgcagtggtgtaaagcacgccgccACTGGACTCTGATGGACGTGTctcacaactcaacaacataacaaatatCTGGTTGTTTTGAACAATTTGAATGAGTCAAACGTTCAGtattgcattttcaaaatataaacTTTGTACCTGTCATATTTTGCTTTCGATACTACTGATACCAAATGTCCCAGGAGTGCCAGGGGTTAAAAAAGGAAGTGATATTtaatgtttgattgtttttttatattataaatgCACATTAAAACTGGTGTCACCATGTCTCATTATTTATTCTTCTATGCATCTGTCTGCATGTGAGCAGATGTGCACAGCTCACTCTCTTCTAGCATGTCAATTTAAAAGAATACTAATATTTGGGGATATATCCTCATCAAACTAAACTGTCAAATATTCAAGATCAGTGCTGAACTTAAGAATCCGGCGTCAGGCTGTGCTCACAGATTCTTGTGACAATTGTAATCCACTTGTGTACATTAAGTCCACATTTACATTGTGATAAAATCAGAACAAACTGATTTTTGTGTTACCATGTCTCATCATTTTCGTGTGACTCACCCTTATTCATGGATCTTCAGTATGAACATCTcagttttacagattttcagGGCCACGTTACTATGGCTACAAACTCAGGTGAGGTACTCACTTGGAACGTGTTGTTGGTGACGATCTCCACCTCGGCCCTCACCCAAACATCACCTAGAGCTCCGGCTCTCTCCCACACAGGGTAGATCTTTCGATCTGCCACCAGCACCGTCAGACCGCCGGACCTCGGCCCGAACTGGTGAGTGTACATCACCATCTAGACACAAAGATTAGGTTCACATTATCTTTATAAaatcattaaacatcatcaaTCAAAGCAATGAAACATGAACAGACAGTCATTCAGTGGAGCGTGTTTTAAATTTTAGTTCCTCCactgttattacattttatttatcttacTTTCAGTGAAGTCTAACTATCAGTAAATTACTGTTAAACTGAAGTGTAGGAGTAAATCAAAAGCTTCtatgacagaagaagaagcttgaAACTCACCTTGCATGGGTGTGTACTATTGGTGGGTTCAAGGAGGTGACTTTGGAACGCAGCCCAGTCCATTTTGAGACCACCATCAGGGACAGTGACATACAGGAAGTGACCTGCAAGATTTatctatcattattatttatgcaAGTTTCTTAAAATTCTTAAGAAAGTGCGGGAGTTCTGATTGGACCATCCCCTGTGTTGAAATTAAACAACCCACACACTGagaaaatatgttattattatttccaaaatgataacattttgaaaagggTCCGGGGATCGTTATACCTGTCACGCTGTTGCTGGAATGATCCCTGCCTGGTCCTCTCAGAGGATCCGTGATGGAGAGGCTCTGCTGGTTCGTCCTGAACCATTTCAGATTGGAGAGTGAAGTCAGGTCCCATTCACACAGGCCCTCCTCAAAGTCACAGATGCTAAACTCTCCTGGAGATGCAACAAAATGAATTACAGATAGCACATCTGATCAGttttgttgggaaaaaaaattaacagcaACGTCTCTTTCTGTAAGAAAATATTTGGTTTCTCTAGTAACCACTGACAACTCTGTTAACGCTCTTCATGGGGACTATGGGGACTTCATTAGAAGTGAGCTCtgtcaaaatgacatcatgtaaGGAAGaacacatgttgttttgttgcgTCAGTCAGATGAATTCTCACCACAGTTCAGCTCATCAGTCCCGTCGCCGCAGTCGTCGGTGCCGTCACAGACCTGCCGCTGATCCACGCAGCCCTCGCGTTTACACTCCACCATGTTTGTTGGACACTCTTGACCAGGGAGTGGCACTGATGACGtcacaagagaaaaacaacaaaacccacTGTCATGATGCTTACCAAGGCTCTGCGATATAAGTGATTAATTGGTATTCATTTATTATGATTAATTACAAGACATAGAAGGGCTGTGTATGAATAGAATAACTCTGATGGACTCACAGGGCAGAGCACAGTCCAGAAACTCCAGCTGGTCCACCGCCACATCTCCTTTCCCCCCCTGGGAGCGCTGCGAGTGAAGGCGGATTTGGAACGGCCCCGGAATACGGCCCAGGTAGACGGTCGCCTCCCTCCAGCCACGTACACTGGTGGCCTCGGGACGCCACACTACGGCCTCTCGAGCGCCCTGGTGATGGACGGACGCCCACAAGGGTGTGGCGCCCAGGCCCGTGTGACCTACAGGTTCCATTACAAATACTTTATGAGATACTTTATGAGTATGGCAGCTGCAGAGGTAATTAAATCTTATCAAACTGTACAAATGTctaataatgatgattatgtTTGCAGTAGATACAGCTGTCAAATCAGCTTACTGAGTCAATTACATAACAGattacaaacaacaaataaaagcacGCTAATAGAAGTAGTCAAAGTAGTACAAAATGACATGAGGCCCACTGTAGGCAGTTTGAGTGCATGAGCTGCAGTCACTGACTGCTCGTCACCTGAGTCCCACAGGAAGTATCTGAGACGAAGGCGACAGGTTGGTGAAGACTGCTGCATATCTGGGGAGGTGAAAACTGCTGTGCTGACAGACTCCGAGTTCACCGCCGTCACGCCCATGAACCAGCCTGTGTGAGGGGACATATTTAAAGTTTAGTGCAGGGAACTGCTGTTACCCTGCTGATTATGAGACTCAATTgctattttctttaaatgtacatttgaaTTACCCGAACAATACAGAGCTGGTTTTATCCAAAGCATCCTATCATTATTACTACAGAggatatgaaacattttcaatgcCTGATGCTTTAGatgacaaaaagacaacaaaataaagggACGGGTGATTGTGCCTTCAACTGTACCTGTAGCTGTCCCAGTGGTGTAGTCGGAGGACGGCCCGCTGTCAGGCAGAGTGTCCCCTCTCTGAAAGCTGTCCCATCTGTACACGGGTGCGTCGATGGACTGGTCAGTCCACCCGCACATTGCATCCTCAAAGTCACACTCAAACTCTTTCCCATTGTGGCCTTGAGAGGAGTCACAGGAATAACAGTTGAACTTTTGAACacacatcaaatgaaaataatgaaaaagtcTGTGGGTGTAATTGTCTCTCTATGAAGTTAAGAGACAGAGGATTCAGAGCACAGACTTAGCGTCCGAAGCTATgtaaaaaaccttttttaaacTTACCACAGTCTCGCTCATCGCTGCAGTCAGAACAGTCGCACACAAAGTCACACCTCACATCAGGACTCTGACATGTTTGAGCCAGCGAGCCAGCCACTGTGTGATAAGATAAAACATccttttattccatttttttccaagGCTTTTTACAGAATTCAatcaaaacacatcacaatCAAGTGATGCCGATAAACCTTCctcaagaaatgaaaacagcgAACTTTTTGCTGTATCTTCACTCAAGGTCCAAATGAAGCTGAAGCTCTGAAGCTTTTGACTGGGTCACACGGCCTTCATCGGCACCAGAGgttttttcaaatgttccaTTATTCTGAGCACTTTTAGGACTTTTTCATCCATAAAGTTGTTCCACTGGATCTGTAATAGCTCTCTAAtaagaaaaaactaaacacacacataaatgatgatgactgagtGATAAAGTAAAAAGCTCCAGAACATGAAACGCTAGAATTAACTcatcaaattaaacattaaagccaAGATGCAGGAGTAGTCCCAACAGTGCTCAgcgtaaaaataaaaacacgttCAGCTCCACGGTGACTGGATAGTATTTTACCTGCTGATAAAGTTTGTGTGATACAGTCAAAAACTCCACAACAAGTGGACCCTCAGTGGATACCGCTTTGTGAACTTGTGAATCCtctgaaataaagaagaagaacattGGCTGTAGCTTCCCATAATGGAAATACCTGAGCTATCAGTCCATTTAGATAATTACTTTCCATCTTTGCTTCTGTTGGAAGGCTGTATAAAATCTCACATATGACTCCATCTGTCTTATCAGGACTCATTACTGTCAAAGATTTATTACACAACTAATGCCAATGGGCTCAAAGGCCAGAGGGAAGTAATCAGGTTAACGCCAGCAAAATGCCATCCGTTCATCCAAAGGTCTCTGATTGAGACTCAAGACAAGTGACACAACACAGGAACACGCACACTGCACGTTCCACAGTGGAGAAATGCTCCGTTATCACACACAGTCTGATAGCTTTAGGCTACTGAGGTCAGCTGGCCTTAATGAAATAAACCTGTTTCAAAattgtttcagtcttttctttctaaagtgatttaaaagtgAAGGTGAGGACAGAAATGATGATCCTCAACACTCTGCATTCTGCTTTAAGAGACAGGCGATTAGTATTTCATCACTCAGCAGCCAAGTTAGACAAACAGATTTGTTATTATCATGATTATCACGCATTTATAATAGCCATCATAATAAATGGTTGATTCATAGCTACTCAAACTTAATATTTAATATCTATTTTACTGTTAATTGCTttacaaaccatttattaagcagttgtTTAGTGCAACGTTACAACTGGTGTTTATCATACTTTGTAAAGGGTTCATAAATACTGTGCacttcatctataaacattacTTGGATGGCTGTTATGTACCGTAGtctcaaatattgtttttaaatctttagcAATTGcttaatgaattattttttttttataaacttttgTAAACTAAAGTTTCTAACAATGAATTTAACCATCCAGTGTTggttattatgaaatgatattGCTTAATGTCTCAGTTGTACCTTTGGATTTTTTTACATGTACATGGCGtgacaagttatttttttaaatgttgctttcTTTGTAAGGataactgaatgaaaacaatctTAAATCGAACGTGTGCATTCTTGCAACAAAGTGTCATGTctactgtatgtacacatacATACTATATAAAAGGTGGATGgttatatttgagag
It includes:
- the mamdc4 gene encoding apical endosomal glycoprotein isoform X2, which produces MLLSRSSALVLLVVLQFVAGSLAQTCQSPDVRCDFVCDCSDCSDERDCGHNGKEFECDFEDAMCGWTDQSIDAPVYRWDSFQRGDTLPDSGPSSDYTTGTATGWFMGVTAVNSESVSTAVFTSPDMQQSSPTCRLRLRYFLWDSGHTGLGATPLWASVHHQGAREAVVWRPEATSVRGWREATVYLGRIPGPFQIRLHSQRSQGGKGDVAVDQLEFLDCALPLPLPGQECPTNMVECKREGCVDQRQVCDGTDDCGDGTDELNCGEFSICDFEEGLCEWDLTSLSNLKWFRTNQQSLSITDPLRGPGRDHSSNSVTGHFLYVTVPDGGLKMDWAAFQSHLLEPTNSTHPCKMVMYTHQFGPRSGGLTVLVADRKIYPVWERAGALGDVWVRAEVEIVTNNTFQIVIMAAIRDLAYGGIAIDSIVLSPECRPSTANYTLAEFPKSPKEPCTEPDKMCNFYGDCPDAEDETKCGDFSDPEGSSGWTDTSIGNQGWVLFKNSTSNEEYLSVDVSPGQQLTEAQTRTPLLGPSGPACTLRFDFALTGNPEHIGELSIRVIDSMLGVQPKLWEFSGKTGTDEESWQTASLNIGARKYRFQLAFEARRVKICPCTKIKVRNVHFTSCHAEYFPSFPTELSCNFEDGLCGWYQDNSDNFDWSVLNGTDHTIGIGSSLAVDMWSPSLRGAFGRLISFTQMPASSDQCLSFYYKIYGPNTGALNVKLLSKDGSESVLWTRSGAHGNMWHEAHCPVPHQLTKFQLIFEAVRSGFDGRIAIDDVALSERPCTLPRMCSFEGQQCGYSSSGKVNWLYRNGYATTMNGPMTDHTLETKLGFYMMANTAGNILPWGETTLLTSPVRQGTVMTECVHFWYQMGGEDSGSLTLYMKPVKGERVKIFSDSLEQGYIWRHGNGNISSSLVDWQLEFEVVGAGGQITFVAVDDISILAHPCQDLGSKCTLERGMCSWTNTKNGQKGLEKDQLDWELTSQEAERHFTTPPHDHTLGTERGHFLFLPSSNRTAALQRAYLMSPHLPPTKGTCLKFWAYKQYSSDTAELKVWMLVEGLLNQLVVVSELDDLWRRFDVNITSAQEYQIVFEGIKGSSGAIALDDIEYTVGIDCAGEVKDPLSTSQKHDNAGGIAASVIVMLLLVGTLVALLVYYLRTRPEVASSSSSSPSARGGFSNDIYEPDLTDRVAVPSVQNHPMAAGFNDVSVYDDVREMEVA
- the mamdc4 gene encoding apical endosomal glycoprotein isoform X1 is translated as MLLSRSSALVLLVVLQFVAGSLAQTCQSPDVRCDFVCDCSDCSDERDCGHNGKEFECDFEDAMCGWTDQSIDAPVYRWDSFQRGDTLPDSGPSSDYTTGTATGWFMGVTAVNSESVSTAVFTSPDMQQSSPTCRLRLRYFLWDSGHTGLGATPLWASVHHQGAREAVVWRPEATSVRGWREATVYLGRIPGPFQIRLHSQRSQGGKGDVAVDQLEFLDCALPLPLPGQECPTNMVECKREGCVDQRQVCDGTDDCGDGTDELNCGEFSICDFEEGLCEWDLTSLSNLKWFRTNQQSLSITDPLRGPGRDHSSNSVTGHFLYVTVPDGGLKMDWAAFQSHLLEPTNSTHPCKMVMYTHQFGPRSGGLTVLVADRKIYPVWERAGALGDVWVRAEVEIVTNNTFQIVIMAAIRDLAYGGIAIDSIVLSPECRPSTANYTLAEFPKSPKEPCTEPDKMCNFYGDCPDAEDETKCGDFSDPEGSSGWTDTSIGNQGWVLFKNSTSNEEYLSVDVSPGQQLTEAQTRTPLLGPSGPACTLRFDFALTGNPEHIGELSIRVIDSMLGVQPKLWEFSGKTGTDEESWQTASLNIGARKYRFQLAFEARRVKICPCTKIKVRNVHFTSCHAEYFPSFPTELSCNFEDGLCGWYQDNSDNFDWSVLNGTDHTIGIGSSLAVDMWSPSLRGAFGRLISFTQMPASSDQCLSFYYKIYGPNTGALNVKLLSKDGSESVLWTRSGAHGNMWHEAHCPVPHQLTKFQLIFEAVRSGFDGRIAIDDVALSERPCTLPRMCSFEGQQCGYSSSGKVNWLYRNGYATTMNGPMTDHTLETKLGFYMMANTAGNILPWGETTLLTSPVRQGTVMTECVHFWYQMGGEDSGSLTLYMKPVKGERVKIFSDSLEQGYIWRHGNGNISSSLVDWQLEFEVVGAGGQITFVAVDDISILAHPCQDLGSKCTLERGMCSWTNTKNGQKGLEKDQLDWELTSQEAERHFTTPPHDHTLGTERGHFLFLPSSNRTAALQRAYLMSPHLPPTKGTCLKFWAYKQYSSDTAELKVWMLVEGLLNQLVVVSELDDLWRRFDVNITSAQEYQIVFEGIKGSSGAIALDDIEYTVGIDCAGEVKDPLSTSQKHDNAGGIAASVIVMLLLVGTLVALLVYYLRTRPEVASSSSSSPSARGGFSNDIYEPDLTQDRVAVPSVQNHPMAAGFNDVSVYDDVREMEVA